The following proteins are encoded in a genomic region of Merismopedia glauca CCAP 1448/3:
- a CDS encoding Rho termination factor N-terminal domain-containing protein, giving the protein MKNKALLTALIASYAIYILFYIIALIASTLASLVWLIITAIEKQQAKNLPPVRFDLHKIDEPNPTLDIPDPWMLPIDEPTATEIEIEPVHQNPIAINRSPKLLLLPPARNIETQPQPVAVENLESKSIRELKKLAKQLNIKGYNQLKKAGLIERIKTVQTIAS; this is encoded by the coding sequence ATGAAAAACAAAGCCTTACTAACTGCTTTAATTGCTAGCTATGCCATCTACATCTTGTTTTATATTATTGCCTTAATCGCATCTACCTTAGCTAGCTTAGTTTGGTTAATTATAACTGCAATTGAGAAACAACAAGCCAAAAACTTGCCACCAGTTAGATTCGATCTACACAAAATCGACGAACCCAATCCAACATTAGATATCCCAGATCCTTGGATGTTACCTATTGACGAACCTACTGCTACTGAAATTGAAATTGAACCAGTTCATCAAAACCCAATCGCCATAAATAGATCGCCCAAATTATTACTATTACCGCCAGCGAGAAACATTGAAACTCAACCACAACCAGTCGCCGTCGAAAACCTCGAATCAAAATCCATCAGAGAACTCAAGAAACTTGCCAAACAACTCAACATCAAAGGTTACAACCAACTCAAGAAAGCAGGGCTAATTGAGAGAATCAAAACTGTCCAAACAATAGCTAGCTAA
- a CDS encoding helix-turn-helix domain-containing protein, with translation MRSHPNNNTDNFGQTIRQTRQQKNYSQKELAKLIGVNYTYLSKLENNSADYPPSQKVIDLLASHLSLDPEKLRQLAGRINSEEEAIFQELLFKYEQMPAFLRRMKSDPAFAKKVISYITEE, from the coding sequence ATGCGATCGCATCCAAACAACAATACTGATAACTTCGGGCAAACAATTCGTCAAACCCGTCAGCAGAAAAACTATAGTCAAAAAGAATTAGCCAAGTTGATCGGAGTTAATTACACGTATCTCTCCAAGCTAGAAAATAATAGTGCCGATTATCCTCCCAGTCAAAAAGTCATCGATCTATTGGCAAGTCATTTAAGTTTAGATCCAGAAAAGTTAAGACAACTCGCAGGGCGAATTAACTCAGAAGAAGAAGCAATTTTCCAAGAACTGTTATTCAAGTACGAACAAATGCCTGCTTTCTTACGGCGAATGAAAAGCGATCCGGCATTTGCTAAAAAAGTAATTTCTTATATCACTGAAGAATGA
- a CDS encoding helix-turn-helix domain-containing protein — MTQTNPNIFEDLGFSAEESENLRVRSDLMISLRQLIRSKQWSLEEAALHLKTTIDCVEELLAGKIDRFQVESLITMLTHAGMKVQVEIVAA; from the coding sequence ATGACTCAAACTAATCCCAACATTTTTGAAGATCTGGGTTTCTCGGCGGAGGAATCCGAAAATTTGAGAGTTCGATCGGATTTGATGATTAGTCTGCGTCAGCTAATTCGATCAAAACAATGGAGTTTAGAAGAAGCAGCATTGCATCTAAAAACAACAATCGATTGCGTGGAAGAATTGTTGGCAGGAAAGATCGATCGCTTTCAAGTCGAGTCATTGATTACGATGTTGACTCATGCTGGAATGAAAGTTCAAGTTGAAATTGTGGCTGCATAG